The Thermasporomyces composti region CGGCCTGCTCGGCTACCTCGCCGCCAATCAACGGGAGAAGGTGCTGGCGTGGCTGGTCGACGAGGGCAGCCTGGGCTTCCTCGCGGTCGCGCTCCCGACCGTCGGCCTGGCCTGGACGGCCGTCATCGTCGGCACCTACCGCACGGTGCTGCCGGCCGCCGCGACCGCTGTTCAACGCCTCGTCGGCTCGGTGCTCGTCGCGGTCCTCACGTTCTCCGTGTTGACGCCCCTCGCCGTCGCCGGCCGCTACGCGCAGGTGGGGAATAACACGATCGGCAAGGTCTTCGCCAGCGCCGACAGCAAGAGCGTCACCCGGCCGAAGAACGTGACCAGGGAGGATCCCTGGGGTGGCCGCGACCGCGTCAACATCCTTCTCCTGGGCGGCGACGGGGGCAAAGGCCGGATCGGCATCCGTCCCGACAGCATCCAGCTGGCCAGCATCGACACGAGGACCGGCAACACGGTTCTGCTGGGCCTTCCCCGCAACTTGGAGAAGGTGCCGTTCCCCGAGGACTCCCCCCTCGCCGAGGTCTACCCCGACGGTGTCTTCGACGGCCCCGGTGACCGGCTGGAGTGGATGCTCAACGCCATCTACAAGGACGTGCCGGAGCAGCACCCGGGGCTGCTGGACAGCGACAACCCAGGCGCTGACGCGACGAAGCTCGCCGTCGGCGAGGTCCTCGGCCTCGAGGTGCACTACTACGTCCTCATCAACCTCGACGGCTTCACGGAACTCATCAACGCGCTGGGCGGCATCACCGTCAACGTCAACACCCGGGTCGCGATCGGTGGCTCCCAGGACGAGGGCCGTCCGCCACACGACTGGATCGAGCCAGGCCCGAACCAACACCTCGACGGCTACCACGCGCTGTGGTTCGCCCGAGGCCGCTACGGGTCCAGCGACTACGAGCGGATGGAACGCCAGCGCTGCGCGATCAAGGCGATCATCGACCAGGCGAACCCACAGAAGGTCCTCACCCGGTACGAGGCCATCGCCAAGAGCTCCGAGGACCTCGTCTACACCGACATCCCACGCGAGCTGCTGCCCGCCTTCGTCAACCTGTCGCTGAAGGTGAAGAACGCGAAGGTGACCAGCATCGCGTTCACCAACAAGATCATCAAGCCGTGGGATCCGGACTACGACAAGATCCGCTCGATGGTGCGGAAGGCCATCCGCGACAGCGAGCGCGACGGGTCGAAGAAGACCACGAAGCCGAAGCCGAAGAAGACCGCCTCACCGGACTCCACCGACGCAGGTGAGGGCTCCGGGTCGTCGGAGACGTCGGAGTCCTCGGGAGACGCAGAGTCCTCGGGAGACACAGAGTCCTCGGGAGACACAGGGTCCTCGCAGGACGAGTCGAAGGACTCCGAGGAGGGAGCGACCTCGCTCGAGGACGCCTGCGCCTACCGACCCCAAGGAGCGGGGTGAGCGGGAGCGCTCCGAGGTCCGTCACTACAGACATCCGTCACCCGTCACCAGCGAGGCTCGTCACAGCGGGCGATAGCCGTGGGCGGCGTTGAGCCGCTCTCGGATCTGCTCCTCGAGCTCTGGCACCGCGACATCGAGCAGCCGCGACGTGATCACGCTCTGCCTGCCGTCGGCCAGCTCGAGGACGAGCACCGTGCCCGTGAGCGTGTCGCGGCGCCGAACGTCGGACACGTCCCGCCACGCCGCTGCGCGAACGCTGTCGCGCAGCCGGTTGGTGTGGTTGAGGAAGCCCTCGTCGTCGAGGACCAGCCGTGGCCTGCGACCGAAGACGATCCAGGCGCCCCACCCCGCGAGCACGGCGAAGATGGCGACGAGAAACCACTCCAGGAACTGGACCGCCAGCACGTCGAGCACGGGCACGGCACGACGGACGACTTCGAGGACGACGGCCAGCCCCAGCCACACGCACGCCATCCCGATCATGCGGGCGCCGAGCGCGGGCCGTAGGCGGTAGCTCACCGGGTCGGCCATGGCACGGAGTCTGTCATGCCCCTCGGTCGCGTCCGGCTGGCGGCCTCGCGCGGTGACGTCAGCGCCTCCCCTCGTCTCGCACCAACCTTTGTCTCTCAGCAGCCTGTCTCTCATATCTCTCAGCAACCTGTCTCTCACCAACGCCGTCCGCCATCCGGCGCTGGTGCTCACGAGCCACACCCTCGTGAGTAAGGCGCGACCGAAAGACGCGCGCCATCGCCCGCTCTCGTGCCCACTCTGGTTTGCCCACTCTCGTTGCGATGTCTGTCACACCCACGGCGTTGGGACTCCCCGCGCTGTCGGCTGTGACCTCCGACCCTGCCGACCCGAGTCCCTGTCGGGATTGTCTGGCGAGCATGGCCGTGCTCAACCTCACTGTTGACGGAGTGCGCTACGACGATTACATAGAGGAGCGAACGCTCCTCGTTCACCTCCTGCGCGATCGCCTGGGCAAGGTGAGCACCCGAGTCGGATGCGACACCAACGAGTGCGGCGCCTGCACAGTCCTCGTCGATGGCCGAGCGGTCCGGAGCTGCTCCATGCTCGCCCTGCAAGCCGACGGTCGTACCGTCACCACCGTCGACAGCGCGTCACACGCTGTCGACGGCCCGGTGCCCCACCAGACGCCGTCACACCAGGCTGTGCTCGAGGCCCTGGCCCAGACCTTCCGCCGGCATCGGGCGACACCGTGCGGCTTCTGTACGCCCGGCATGCTGCTCTCGGCTGTCGACCTGCTGAGCGAGTGCCCCGTGCCCACCGAGGACGAGGTCCGGGACGCGCTG contains the following coding sequences:
- a CDS encoding LCP family protein encodes the protein MGLETGRISPRRDGARVSPARPASGPSFLRAVLVTLLGTLIPGSGLFAAGRRRLGAGVMTVTVLLVGLLGYLAANQREKVLAWLVDEGSLGFLAVALPTVGLAWTAVIVGTYRTVLPAAATAVQRLVGSVLVAVLTFSVLTPLAVAGRYAQVGNNTIGKVFASADSKSVTRPKNVTREDPWGGRDRVNILLLGGDGGKGRIGIRPDSIQLASIDTRTGNTVLLGLPRNLEKVPFPEDSPLAEVYPDGVFDGPGDRLEWMLNAIYKDVPEQHPGLLDSDNPGADATKLAVGEVLGLEVHYYVLINLDGFTELINALGGITVNVNTRVAIGGSQDEGRPPHDWIEPGPNQHLDGYHALWFARGRYGSSDYERMERQRCAIKAIIDQANPQKVLTRYEAIAKSSEDLVYTDIPRELLPAFVNLSLKVKNAKVTSIAFTNKIIKPWDPDYDKIRSMVRKAIRDSERDGSKKTTKPKPKKTASPDSTDAGEGSGSSETSESSGDAESSGDTESSGDTGSSQDESKDSEEGATSLEDACAYRPQGAG
- a CDS encoding (2Fe-2S)-binding protein: MAVLNLTVDGVRYDDYIEERTLLVHLLRDRLGKVSTRVGCDTNECGACTVLVDGRAVRSCSMLALQADGRTVTTVDSASHAVDGPVPHQTPSHQAVLEALAQTFRRHRATPCGFCTPGMLLSAVDLLSECPVPTEDEVRDALAGTRCRCGDEHTVVRAVLSAVTELRGLTPAERSRGTTSRDAPPPDPNQGESATDSAATARTDHTLAGHRGAAS